Genomic DNA from Kiloniellales bacterium:
TGGTGATGCCGGGCGACAACACGGCGATGGAGATCGAGCTGATCGCGCCGATCGCCATGGACGAGGGCCTGCGCTTCGCGATCCGCGAAGGCGGCCGCACCGTCGGCGCCGGCGTCGTCGCCGGTATCTTGAAGTAACGGGAGCCCGATCGAGGAGCCCGTTCCGGGCACGCGACGAAGGAGTGTAGCTCAACTGGCAGAGCACCGGTCTCCAAAACCGGGGGTTGTGGGTTCGAGTCCCTCCACTCCTGCCAGCCCGGACCGCGGCGGTCGCGGATCGGATACCCCCGGGTCAGGGCCCGGTTTGAAGA
This window encodes:
- the tuf gene encoding elongation factor Tu (EF-Tu; promotes GTP-dependent binding of aminoacyl-tRNA to the A-site of ribosomes during protein biosynthesis; when the tRNA anticodon matches the mRNA codon, GTP hydrolysis results; the inactive EF-Tu-GDP leaves the ribosome and release of GDP is promoted by elongation factor Ts; many prokaryotes have two copies of the gene encoding EF-Tu), translating into VMPGDNTAMEIELIAPIAMDEGLRFAIREGGRTVGAGVVAGILK